A genomic region of Brachionichthys hirsutus isolate HB-005 unplaced genomic scaffold, CSIRO-AGI_Bhir_v1 contig_257, whole genome shotgun sequence contains the following coding sequences:
- the LOC137914604 gene encoding protein FAM13A-like encodes MGAGALTICHNETAVLVKEDMKKMVQIPMLRPRTVKHAKLFGASLFELQERGLLEDGVPLVLRRMVEHLRQHALHQEGLFRVNGNVRAVETLKQRLESGEHADLLSESDACSVASLLKRYLRELPEGLVDSTVQQALILLYQECGDDVSCLDTRDLLHQLPDIHLSLLRYLCHFLTLVEGSHKENLMTAPNLATVLGPSVFHVAPGSEAMKDQNICNKIMVKLIEDYSSIFGTDGDGDDRTVERSTLIVVKAGLKTPPQNEEPLQKCSTESPGQGTRKRKVRKAKRDDVTGEVVEPCRSAGTAYARSLSIPVVLPLASRVRSPSPEAMETAPVPSAHHGNLDKTSKLSRDDVSRPGSVEARCSAHEEERPISPFYMSNHLPPVRCGPHVENFLDRTIRSVVEQHLFDVNPLGDQSSEDCQLTSASATPSARQRRRQQREQQEEAARIRERYRADSNKENIPSAGGKNCMGEGMGSSIASQRGRGGPVDRTPRSGNVKHNLGLAQSTGNQDTHASKECVGERPGAEFMEAFQNGNDKFILDGLLSPPRALRMKILEAPGDCDAGRLGGGSDADRCEDVPRLELTALTEDNNWGEAVPAYSPLQRESMDREEARLSPHAGGRLIRQLLEENSDPMLSPRFYGYGHCQQYLDDTEVPPSPPNAQSFARRRRSSSLGSCDDGKEELTTAQLTKRIHILKKKIHKFEERFEEERKYRPSHSDKAGSPEVLRWVTELAKLRKELKEHKLMKSEEDLPPLTRQRSNTLPKSFGSQLEKKPQQEKVPKPPVENTLEAILKKLQEKRGESDRPEDIKDMTREQIGGEKVALQKALLHYEGIHGRPVTKAERQIMKPLYDRYRLVKQILCRASSIPVIGSPSSKRRGLLLQPIIEGETALFFDDIKEEEDGSEDDGESKTQFAVSARPDVGVLGFLDHVDEEAGSFISPADEFSPSKNITDMRLSNLHSATTRELVEQLQEAREEKKRLRKNLKEFEEQFFRQNGRNVQKEDRSPLALEYSEYKHIKAKLRLLEVLISKRDSTKLN; translated from the exons ATGGGGGCAGGAGCTCTTACCATCTGT cacaacGAGACGGCAGTGCTGGTTAAAGAAGACATGAAGAAGATGGTGCAGATACCCATGCTGAGGCCGAGGACTGTCAAGCACGCCAAGCTGTTCGGAGCGTCCCtgtttgagctgcaggagaggggCCTGCTGGAGGATGGCGTTCCTCTGGTGTTGCGGAGAATGGTGGAGCATCTTCGCCAGCATG CTTTGCATCAGGAGGGTCTGTTCAGAGTGAATGGGAATGTGCGAGCTGTGGAGACCCTGAAGCAGCGCTTGGAGAGCGGCGAGCACGCGGACCTTCTCTCTGAATCTGATGCGTGTTCGGTGGCCAGCTTGCTCAAGCGGTACCTCAGGGAGCTGCCAGAAGGTCTGGTGGACTCAACGGTCCAGCAGGCGCTGATACTTCTTTACCAAG AGTGTGGTGATGATGTCTCTTGTCTGGACACGAGAGATCTGCTCCATCAACTCCCAGACATCCACCTCAGCCTCCTCCGCTACCTCTGCCACTTCCTCACCCTTGTCGAGGGCAGCCACAAAGAAAACCTCATGACTGCCCCCAACCTGGCCACCGTGTTGGGGCCCAGTGTCTTTCA CGTGGCTCCTGGTTCCGAAGCAATGAAAGACCAAAATATCTGTAACAAGATCATGGTCAAGCTCATCGAGGACTACAGCAGCATATTTGGGACCGATGGGGACGGAGACGACCGCACAGTGGAGCGTTCAACCCTTATTGTTGTCAAG GCTGGACTGAAAACCCCACCACAAAATGAAGAACCTCTGCAGAAATGCTCCACTGAGTCTCCAGGGCAGGGGACGAGGAAACGGAAG GTAAGGAAAGCAAAGAGGGACGACGTGACTGGAGAAGTTGTCGAGCCCTGCCGCTCTGCTGGGACGGCCTATGCCAGATCCCTGTCCATCCCGGTAGTTTTGCCTCTGGCCTCCCGGGTGAGGAGTCCCAGTCCAGAGGCCATGGAGACGGCTCCTGTCCCGTCAGCTCACCACGGTAACCTGGACAAAACCTCAAAGCTCAGCCGAGATGACGTCAGCCGTCCTGGCAGCGTGGAGGCCCGATGCAG tgCTCATGAAGAAGAGAGGCCAATATCTCCTTTCTACATGAG TAACCACCTCCCTCCTGTCCGCTGCGGACCACATGTAGAAAA CTTTCTGGACAGGACCATACGCTCCGTGGTGGAGCAGCACCTCTTCGATGTAAACCCTTTAGGGGATCAAAGCTCAGAAGACTGCCAGTTGACCTCGGCCAGTGCGACACCATCTGCCCGACAGAGACGTCGACAGCAGCGAGAGCAGCAAGAGGAGGCAGCGAGGATCAGGGAAAGGT ACAGAGCAGACAGTAATAAGGAGAACATCCCATCCGCCGGTGGGAAGAACTGCATGGGGGAAGGCATGGGCAGCAGCATCGCCTCGCAGAGAGGCCGAGGCGGTCCCGTCGATCGGACCCCCAGATCCGGGAATGTGAAACACAACCTGGGTCTGGCACAGAGCACTGGCAACCAAGACACCCACGCA TCCAAGGAGTGTGTTGGTGAGCGACCCGGAGCTGAATTTATGGAGGCGTTTCAGAACGG GAATGACAAATTCATTCTAGAcggcctcctctctcctccccgg GCGCTGAGGATGAAGATCTTGGAGGCGCCCGGTGACTGCGACGCGGGGAGGCTCGGCGGCGGCTCGGACGCGGATCGCTGCGAGGACGTGCCCCGGCTGGAGCTGACAGCACTGACCGAGGACAACAACTGGGgag aAGCGGTCCCAGCTTATTCGCCGCTGCAGAGGGAGAGCATGGACCGCGAGGAAGCTCGGCTGTCCCCTCACGCCGGCGGCCGTCTGATCCGCCAGCTGCTGGAAGAGAACAGCGACCCGATGCTCTCCCCCCGTTTCTACGGCTACGGGCACTGCCAGCAGTACCTGGACGACACCGAAGTGCCTCCGTCGCCGCCCAACGCGCAGTCCTTTGCCAG GCGCAGACGGAGCTCCTCGCTCGGCTCCTGTGACGACGGCAAAGAGGAGCTGACGACGGCCCAGCTCACCAAGAGGATCCACATCCTGAAGAAGAAGATCCACAAATTCGAGGAGCGGTTTGAAGAGGAGCGGAAATACAGG CCTTCCCACAGCGATAAAGCCGGAAGCCCAGAGGTGCTGCGGTGGGTGACCGAGCTGGCCAAGCTTCGCAAGGAGCTGAAAG aGCACAAGCTGATGAAGTCAGAGGAGGACCTGCCGCCTCTGACCCGCCAGCGCAGCAACACTCTGCCCAAAAGCTTCGGCTCGCAGCTGGAGAAGAAGCCCCAACAGGAGAAAGTGCCCAAGCCGCCGGTGGAAAACACTCTGGAGGCCATTttgaagaagctgcaggagaagagggGGGAGTCCGACCGCCCCGAGGACATCAAG GATATGACGCGGGAGCAGATCGGAGGCGAGAAGGTGGCCCTGCAAAAAGCGCTCCTCCACTACGAGGGCATACATGGCCGCCCG GTCACCAAAGCCGAGAGGCAAATCATGAAGCCCCTGTACGACAGATACCGACTGGTGAAGCAGATCCTGTGCAGAGCCTCCTCCATCCCCGTCATT GGTTCTCCCTCCAGCAAGcgcagaggcctcctccttcagccCATTATCGAGGGCGAAACGGCCCTTTTCTTCGATGACATCAAG gaggaggaggatggctcGGAGGACGACGGAGAATCAAAGACACAGTTCGCCGTCAGCGCCCGGCCCGACGTCGGCGTGCTCGGCTTCTTGGACCACGTGGACGAGGAAGCGGGCAGCTTCATCTCACCGGCGGACGAATTCTCACCCTCCAAGAACATAACGGACATGAGGCTGTCCAACCTGCACTCGGCCACCAC ACGGGAACTTGTGGAGCAGCTCCAGGAGGCtcgagaggagaagaaaagactcCGCAAGAACTTGAAAGAGTTTGAGGAGCAGTTCTTCAGGCAAAACGGAAG AAACGTGCAGAAGGAGGACCGCTCCCCACTGGCATTGGAGTACAGCGAGTACAAGCACATAAAGGCCAAGCTGCGGCTGCTGGAAGTCCTCATCAGCAAAAGAGACTCGACCAAATTAAACTGA